One window from the genome of Thiobacter sp. AK1 encodes:
- a CDS encoding (Fe-S)-binding protein encodes MRVGLFVTCLVDLMRPSIGFAALRLLEAAGCQVVVPAGQTCCGQPGYNSGDFAAARRLALRWVEDFADCDYVVAPSGSCAAMMRVHYPRLFPADVAAGRRLTDLAARTWELTRFLVEVLRFERPPGTWRGVITYHDSCSGLRELGVKNQPRNLLARMPGVILRELENCETCCGFGGTFSVKFGELSTRMAEHKCAAIQASGAAAVVGGDLGCLMHIEGRLRRRGDTVTRVLHVAEVLAGEQGVVPCK; translated from the coding sequence GTGCGTGTAGGACTGTTCGTCACTTGTCTGGTGGATCTGATGCGGCCATCCATTGGCTTCGCCGCCCTGCGGCTGCTCGAGGCCGCTGGCTGCCAGGTGGTGGTTCCCGCCGGTCAAACCTGCTGTGGCCAGCCAGGCTACAACAGCGGTGATTTCGCGGCGGCGCGCCGCTTGGCGCTGCGCTGGGTGGAAGACTTTGCTGACTGCGACTACGTGGTGGCGCCTTCCGGTTCCTGCGCGGCGATGATGCGCGTGCACTATCCGCGCTTGTTTCCTGCGGACGTTGCTGCCGGCAGGCGGCTGACCGATCTGGCGGCGCGGACCTGGGAACTTACCCGCTTCCTGGTTGAGGTGCTGCGTTTCGAGCGGCCGCCTGGCACCTGGCGGGGTGTCATCACCTATCACGATTCCTGTTCGGGCCTGCGCGAGCTGGGCGTGAAAAACCAGCCGCGCAACCTCCTCGCGCGCATGCCTGGCGTGATCTTGCGGGAGCTGGAAAACTGCGAGACCTGCTGCGGCTTTGGTGGCACCTTTTCGGTGAAGTTTGGCGAACTCTCCACGCGCATGGCCGAGCACAAATGCGCGGCGATCCAGGCGAGCGGTGCTGCCGCCGTGGTGGGCGGCGACCTGGGGTGTCTGATGCACATCGAGGGCCGACTCAGGCGGCGGGGCGATACCGTAACGCGCGTGCTGCACGTGGCAGAGGTGCTCGCCGGCGAGCAGGGAGTGGTGCCGTGCAAGTGA
- a CDS encoding CoA-acylating methylmalonate-semialdehyde dehydrogenase, with amino-acid sequence METLTLWIDGRREPATSGRSGDVFNPATGEVVRKVAFAGAADVDRAVQAARAAFPAWRATTPLRRGRILTRFRELMEQHRDELVQLATEEHGKTLADAAGSVQRGIEVIEFAAGAPHLLKGEHAEDVGRGVDCHSLLQPVGVCAGITPFNFPVMVPLWMFPVAIACGNTFVLKPSEKVPSCSLRMAQLFQEAGLPDGVLNVVPGDKEAVDALLNHPGVGAISFVGSTPVAKYVYETAARNGKRVQALGGAKNHAVVLPDADLDFTADALIGSAYGSAGQRCMAISAVVAVGAVGDALVAKLKDKAAALKVGRGDQAGIDMGPVISAAHRDRIVGLIDSGVREGARLVLDGRGIRVPGGESGFFVGPTLFDGVTPEMDIYREEIFGPVLIVLRAASLDEAIALINRNPYGNGTAIFTRSGAAARRFENEIEVGMVGINVPIPVPMAFFSFGGWKASLFGDLHMHGMEGVWFYTRTKTVTSRWPAEPGASGGGLVMPTM; translated from the coding sequence ATGGAAACACTGACACTCTGGATCGACGGCAGGCGCGAGCCGGCCACCAGCGGCCGCAGCGGCGATGTGTTCAACCCGGCCACGGGCGAGGTCGTGCGCAAGGTCGCTTTCGCCGGCGCCGCCGATGTCGATCGCGCGGTGCAGGCGGCCCGTGCCGCTTTTCCTGCCTGGCGCGCGACGACGCCGCTGCGGCGCGGGCGCATCCTGACCCGCTTCCGCGAGCTGATGGAACAGCACCGGGACGAGCTGGTGCAGCTCGCGACCGAAGAGCACGGCAAGACCCTGGCGGACGCGGCCGGCTCGGTGCAGCGCGGCATCGAGGTGATCGAATTCGCCGCCGGCGCGCCGCATCTGCTCAAGGGGGAGCATGCGGAAGACGTGGGGCGCGGCGTGGACTGCCATTCCCTGCTGCAGCCGGTGGGCGTGTGCGCGGGCATCACGCCCTTCAACTTTCCGGTGATGGTGCCGCTGTGGATGTTCCCGGTGGCCATCGCCTGCGGCAACACTTTCGTGCTCAAGCCTTCGGAAAAGGTGCCTTCCTGCAGCCTGCGCATGGCGCAGCTGTTCCAGGAGGCGGGGCTGCCGGACGGCGTGCTCAATGTGGTGCCCGGCGACAAGGAAGCGGTGGACGCCCTACTCAACCACCCGGGTGTGGGGGCGATTTCTTTCGTCGGCTCGACGCCGGTCGCGAAATACGTCTACGAAACCGCGGCGCGCAACGGCAAGCGCGTCCAGGCGCTGGGCGGCGCCAAGAATCACGCCGTGGTGCTGCCCGATGCCGACCTCGACTTCACCGCCGACGCCCTGATCGGCTCGGCCTATGGCTCGGCGGGCCAGCGCTGCATGGCGATCTCCGCGGTGGTGGCGGTGGGCGCGGTGGGCGATGCCCTGGTGGCGAAACTCAAGGACAAGGCGGCCGCGCTCAAAGTGGGCCGCGGCGACCAGGCCGGCATCGACATGGGGCCGGTGATTTCCGCGGCGCATCGCGACCGCATCGTCGGCCTCATCGACAGCGGGGTGCGGGAAGGCGCGCGGCTGGTGCTCGACGGGCGCGGCATCCGGGTGCCGGGCGGGGAAAGCGGTTTCTTCGTCGGGCCGACGCTGTTCGACGGGGTGACGCCGGAGATGGACATCTACCGCGAGGAAATCTTCGGGCCGGTGCTGATCGTGCTGCGCGCGGCCAGCCTCGACGAGGCCATCGCCCTGATCAACCGCAATCCCTACGGCAACGGCACGGCGATTTTCACCCGTTCCGGCGCGGCGGCGCGGCGCTTCGAGAATGAAATCGAAGTGGGCATGGTGGGCATCAACGTGCCTATCCCGGTGCCCATGGCCTTCTTCTCCTTCGGCGGCTGGAAGGCCTCCCTGTTCGGCGACCTGCACATGCACGGCATGGAAGGCGTGTGGTTCTATACACGTACCAAGACCGTCACCAGCCGCTGGCCGGCCGAGCCCGGTGCGAGCGGTGGCGGCTTGGTGATGCCGACCATGTAG
- a CDS encoding TRAP transporter substrate-binding protein: protein MSKKETPSPASPQKVSRRKFLGAAAVTATGATTLGFPMIAKAAGPITLRFQSTWPSKDIFHEYALDFASKVNAMSGNELKIEVLPAGAVVKAFDLLDAVNKGTLDGGHGVVAYWYGKNNAVALWGSGPAFGMDANMVLAWHYYGGGKELLDEIYRSMNMDVVSMLYGPMPTQPLGWFKKPVTKVQDFHGLKYRTVGLAVEIFKELGAAVNPLPAGEIVPAMDRGLLDAAEFNNASSDRVLGFPDVAKVCMLQSFHQASEQFEVLFNKKKYDALSAEHKAIIKHAIEAASADMSWKAIDRYSKDYLEMATKQGVKFYKTPDAILQAELAAWDKVIAAKSAENPMFKKVLDSQRAFAARAARWQNDTNVDFKMAYNHYFAKKKA from the coding sequence ATGAGCAAGAAAGAAACCCCATCCCCCGCTAGCCCCCAGAAGGTGAGCCGCCGCAAATTCCTCGGTGCCGCGGCGGTAACCGCCACCGGCGCCACTACCCTCGGCTTTCCCATGATCGCCAAGGCGGCCGGCCCCATTACCCTGCGCTTCCAGAGCACCTGGCCGTCCAAGGACATCTTCCACGAATACGCCCTGGACTTCGCCAGCAAGGTGAACGCCATGTCCGGCAACGAACTCAAGATCGAGGTGCTGCCCGCCGGCGCGGTGGTGAAGGCTTTCGACCTGCTGGACGCGGTGAACAAAGGCACCCTGGATGGCGGCCATGGCGTGGTGGCCTACTGGTACGGCAAGAACAATGCTGTGGCCTTGTGGGGGTCGGGCCCGGCCTTCGGCATGGATGCCAACATGGTGCTGGCCTGGCACTACTATGGCGGCGGCAAGGAATTGCTGGACGAGATCTACAGATCCATGAACATGGACGTGGTGTCCATGCTCTATGGTCCCATGCCCACCCAGCCGCTGGGTTGGTTCAAGAAGCCGGTGACCAAGGTGCAGGACTTCCACGGCCTCAAGTACCGCACCGTGGGGCTGGCGGTGGAGATCTTCAAGGAGCTGGGGGCCGCGGTGAACCCCTTGCCCGCTGGCGAGATCGTGCCGGCCATGGACCGTGGTCTACTCGATGCCGCGGAATTCAACAACGCCTCCTCCGACCGCGTGCTGGGCTTTCCGGACGTGGCCAAGGTGTGCATGCTGCAAAGCTTCCACCAAGCGAGCGAGCAGTTCGAGGTACTCTTCAACAAGAAGAAATACGATGCTCTCAGCGCCGAGCACAAGGCCATCATCAAGCACGCCATCGAGGCCGCTTCCGCCGACATGTCGTGGAAGGCCATCGACCGCTACTCCAAGGACTACCTGGAGATGGCCACCAAGCAGGGCGTCAAGTTCTACAAGACGCCGGATGCCATCCTGCAGGCCGAGCTCGCCGCCTGGGACAAGGTGATCGCGGCCAAGAGCGCGGAGAACCCGATGTTCAAGAAGGTTCTGGACTCCCAGCGCGCCTTCGCCGCCCGCGCCGCACGCTGGCAGAACGACACCAACGTGGACTTCAAGATGGCTTACAACCATTACTTTGCCAAGAAGAAGGCTTGA
- a CDS encoding GlcG/HbpS family heme-binding protein, with protein sequence MPLPRSPLLIACLALCAATSALASERYSVPRMSMELARDLAQQAVDACRSRGYNVSAVVVDRDGNLQVVLRDSRASRFTVELARRKANAVTLAGVSGSEFRRARQDIRPEINSVSELLMLEGAVPIRAGGVLLGALGVSGAPGGDKDEICAADAVTALQDRLEFAD encoded by the coding sequence ATGCCTTTGCCCCGCAGCCCCTTGCTCATTGCCTGCCTCGCGCTTTGTGCGGCCACGTCGGCACTTGCCAGCGAGCGCTACAGCGTCCCGCGCATGTCCATGGAGCTTGCACGCGACCTTGCCCAACAGGCGGTGGATGCCTGCCGCAGTCGCGGCTACAACGTGAGTGCCGTGGTGGTAGACCGCGACGGCAACCTACAGGTGGTGCTGCGCGACAGCCGGGCCAGCCGCTTCACCGTGGAGCTCGCCCGCCGCAAGGCCAATGCCGTCACCTTGGCCGGTGTCAGCGGTTCGGAATTCCGCCGTGCCCGGCAAGACATTCGCCCCGAGATCAACAGTGTGAGCGAGCTATTGATGCTGGAGGGCGCGGTACCCATCCGCGCCGGCGGGGTCCTGCTGGGCGCACTAGGTGTCTCGGGCGCCCCGGGCGGCGACAAGGACGAAATCTGCGCCGCAGACGCGGTGACCGCCCTGCAGGACCGGCTGGAGTTCGCCGACTGA
- a CDS encoding LutB/LldF family L-lactate oxidation iron-sulfur protein yields MQVKTMRFVRNAHEALANERLQQALRRTECRFVQGRREALRELDDPDAVRAHAAAIRDRVLAQLDRWLERFEQEATARGAVVHWAEDAAAARRIVCDIARSHGVKKVVKSKSMVSEEVALNEALEAAGIKVVETDLGEYILQLAHEPPSHIVAPVLHKTRDEIADLFACHHGRPRQTGIAELTREAREILRPHFLSADMGISGANFLIAETGSVMIVTNEGNGRLATTLPRVHVAITGIEKVVPTLEDAATLLRLLPRSATGQPITNYVSLLTGTRNTHDHDGPEHFHIVLLDNGRSSLVGGELEPILRCIRCGACMNHCPVYQNVGGHAYGWVYPGPMGSVLTPAYVGLKQTLPLPNASTLCGRCAEVCPVNIPLPDLLRALRRAQVERGLRPFSERLALRLWTGLAQRPWLYRRVTAWAVRLLHALGGKQGRLSSLPFARGFTQGRDVPAPCGRTFHELYRRRSAS; encoded by the coding sequence GTGCAAGTGAAGACCATGCGCTTCGTGCGCAACGCCCACGAGGCGCTCGCCAACGAACGCCTGCAGCAGGCGCTGCGCCGCACGGAGTGCCGCTTCGTGCAGGGGCGAAGGGAGGCCCTGCGCGAGCTCGATGATCCGGACGCGGTGCGCGCCCATGCCGCCGCCATTCGCGACCGGGTGTTGGCGCAACTTGATCGCTGGCTTGAACGGTTCGAACAGGAAGCCACCGCACGCGGCGCCGTGGTGCACTGGGCCGAGGACGCGGCCGCGGCACGGCGTATCGTCTGCGACATTGCCCGCAGCCATGGCGTGAAAAAGGTGGTGAAATCCAAGTCCATGGTGAGCGAGGAGGTGGCGCTCAACGAGGCGCTGGAGGCGGCCGGGATAAAGGTGGTGGAAACCGATCTGGGCGAGTACATCCTGCAGCTGGCCCACGAGCCCCCTTCCCACATCGTGGCACCGGTTCTACACAAGACGCGCGATGAAATCGCCGATCTGTTCGCCTGCCATCATGGCCGTCCCCGCCAAACCGGCATTGCCGAGCTCACGCGCGAAGCCCGGGAAATCCTCCGGCCGCATTTTCTCTCCGCCGACATGGGCATCTCCGGCGCGAATTTCCTGATCGCGGAAACGGGCTCGGTGATGATCGTCACCAACGAAGGCAATGGCCGGCTGGCCACCACCTTGCCGCGCGTCCACGTGGCCATCACCGGCATCGAGAAGGTGGTGCCCACCCTCGAGGATGCGGCGACGCTTTTGCGGTTGTTGCCGCGCTCGGCCACCGGCCAGCCCATCACCAACTATGTCTCCTTGCTCACCGGCACGCGTAATACACACGACCACGACGGGCCCGAGCATTTCCACATCGTGCTTTTGGACAATGGCCGCAGCAGCCTGGTAGGCGGCGAGCTGGAACCCATCCTGCGCTGCATTCGCTGCGGTGCCTGCATGAATCACTGCCCCGTGTACCAGAACGTGGGCGGCCATGCCTATGGCTGGGTCTATCCGGGCCCCATGGGATCGGTGCTCACGCCTGCCTATGTGGGCCTAAAGCAGACCTTGCCCCTACCCAATGCCTCCACCCTGTGTGGCCGCTGTGCCGAGGTATGCCCGGTGAACATTCCCCTGCCGGATCTCTTGCGCGCCCTGCGCCGAGCCCAAGTGGAGCGGGGGCTTAGGCCTTTTTCGGAGCGACTCGCGCTTCGCCTTTGGACGGGGTTGGCGCAGCGGCCTTGGCTGTACCGGCGCGTCACCGCCTGGGCCGTGCGCCTGCTGCACGCTCTGGGCGGCAAACAGGGGCGGCTCTCCTCGCTGCCTTTCGCGCGCGGCTTCACCCAAGGCCGCGATGTGCCGGCGCCCTGTGGGCGCACCTTCCACGAACTCTACCGGCGAAGGTCTGCTTCATGA
- a CDS encoding LutC/YkgG family protein yields the protein MSARAAILARLARVRRDDTPIETSLALPLRGPGPAPNGDRVARFEQCAQRLASTVARVACAQDVPTEVARYLASLDLPPRLVCWVEWQGLDWAGAGVQALCRPAAATDLIGLTGAFAGIAETGTLMLISGETTPATTSLLPETHIAVLASSRLVDTLEDAFALLRREAARWPRAVNLISGPSRTADIEQTVTLGAHGPYRVHIILVDH from the coding sequence ATGAGCGCGCGGGCGGCGATTCTTGCGCGGCTGGCGCGTGTGCGTCGCGACGACACGCCGATCGAGACGAGCCTTGCGCTGCCGCTGCGTGGCCCAGGGCCGGCGCCCAATGGGGATAGGGTGGCGCGTTTCGAGCAGTGCGCGCAGCGGCTGGCCAGCACGGTGGCCCGCGTGGCATGCGCACAGGACGTGCCCACCGAGGTGGCCCGCTATTTGGCCAGTCTGGATCTGCCGCCGCGGCTGGTATGTTGGGTGGAGTGGCAGGGGCTCGACTGGGCAGGCGCGGGTGTGCAGGCCCTGTGTCGCCCAGCAGCAGCTACTGATCTCATCGGGCTCACCGGCGCCTTCGCCGGCATCGCCGAGACCGGCACGCTCATGCTGATCTCAGGCGAGACCACGCCTGCCACCACCAGCCTCCTGCCGGAAACCCATATTGCCGTGCTCGCGAGCTCGCGTCTGGTGGACACCTTGGAAGACGCCTTCGCCCTGCTGCGGCGGGAGGCCGCGCGCTGGCCGCGAGCAGTGAATCTGATCTCGGGACCGTCGCGCACGGCGGACATCGAACAGACGGTGACCTTGGGCGCCCATGGCCCCTATCGGGTGCATATCATCCTGGTGGATCATTGA
- a CDS encoding LysR family transcriptional regulator produces MIELRHLRALAALAETGSISAAAARLNLTQSALSHQIAALEAYLDLALLERGRRPLRLSPAGERLLALARRVLPEVDAVRQDLARLKAGGGTREMRIAVECHTCYDWLMPAMDAYRERHPEVEQDLVPGFHADPLALLSAHQADLVIVSEAPARRGIAYFPLFRYEMVALLARGHALLARSYLTARDFAGETLITYPVPDRMLDVVRRVLKPARVNPPRRTAELTVAILQLVASRRGIAVLPRWAVESYLERGYVLARPVGARGLWGRLFAAVRAREKTLYADFASLLADTARRGLRGITD; encoded by the coding sequence ATGATAGAGCTGCGCCATCTGCGCGCCCTGGCGGCGCTGGCGGAAACCGGCAGCATCAGTGCCGCGGCGGCACGACTCAATTTGACCCAGTCCGCCCTGTCGCACCAGATCGCCGCACTGGAGGCCTATCTCGACCTTGCCCTGTTGGAGCGAGGTCGGCGTCCTTTGCGTTTGAGTCCCGCGGGCGAGCGGCTACTCGCGCTTGCCCGGCGCGTGCTGCCGGAAGTGGATGCAGTGCGCCAGGACTTAGCGCGCCTCAAAGCCGGTGGCGGCACACGGGAGATGCGCATCGCGGTCGAATGCCACACCTGTTATGACTGGCTGATGCCGGCCATGGACGCCTACCGGGAGCGTCATCCCGAGGTGGAACAGGATCTCGTGCCCGGTTTCCATGCCGATCCGCTGGCCTTGCTTTCTGCCCATCAGGCGGATTTGGTGATCGTATCCGAGGCCCCCGCGCGGCGGGGTATCGCCTATTTCCCCCTGTTCCGCTATGAGATGGTGGCACTACTGGCGCGCGGCCATGCACTGCTGGCGCGGTCTTACCTGACGGCACGCGATTTCGCCGGCGAGACCCTCATCACCTATCCGGTGCCAGACCGCATGCTGGACGTGGTGCGGCGCGTGCTCAAACCGGCGCGGGTGAACCCGCCGCGGCGCACGGCGGAGCTTACTGTCGCCATTTTGCAACTGGTGGCCTCGCGCCGCGGCATCGCGGTGTTGCCCCGTTGGGCGGTGGAGAGTTATCTGGAGCGGGGTTACGTGTTGGCGCGGCCGGTTGGCGCGCGTGGGCTGTGGGGGCGTCTGTTCGCCGCGGTGCGCGCGCGGGAGAAGACCTTGTATGCAGACTTCGCCTCACTGCTCGCGGATACGGCGCGGCGTGGTCTGAGGGGGATTACCGACTGA
- a CDS encoding IclR family transcriptional regulator, producing MSEREGKSSIQVIDRMMNLLEVLAAHPQPVNLKQLATLTGLHPSSAHRILNVMVEKGLVAKQEAGSYRLGLKLLELGNLVKARLDIRREALPYMQQLHQELGETVNLSLRHGDEMVYVERTASGRAMMRVVQVVGARAPLHITAVGKIFLAEASDEEARGYARRTGLPAYTPHTLTSEEALLEELAKVRKKHIAFDNEEAEKGVCCIGAGIRDADGNLVAGLSISAPAERFDRNWAPRVKETADAISAALGWRPPGRR from the coding sequence ATGAGCGAGCGCGAAGGCAAGTCTTCCATCCAGGTGATCGACCGCATGATGAATCTGCTCGAGGTCCTGGCCGCGCATCCCCAGCCGGTGAACCTCAAGCAGCTGGCGACCCTCACCGGTCTGCACCCTTCGAGCGCCCATCGCATCCTCAACGTCATGGTGGAAAAGGGCCTGGTGGCCAAGCAGGAAGCCGGCAGTTATCGTCTCGGACTCAAGCTGTTGGAACTCGGTAATCTGGTCAAGGCACGGCTGGACATCCGGCGCGAGGCGCTGCCCTACATGCAGCAGTTACACCAGGAGCTTGGTGAGACGGTGAACCTTAGCCTGCGCCATGGCGACGAGATGGTTTACGTGGAACGCACGGCCAGTGGCCGCGCCATGATGCGCGTGGTGCAGGTGGTGGGCGCGCGTGCGCCGCTGCACATCACCGCAGTGGGCAAGATCTTCCTGGCCGAGGCCAGCGACGAGGAGGCCCGCGGCTATGCGCGCCGCACCGGGCTGCCTGCCTACACGCCGCACACCCTCACCAGCGAGGAGGCGCTACTGGAGGAACTCGCCAAGGTGCGCAAGAAGCACATCGCCTTCGACAACGAGGAGGCGGAGAAGGGCGTGTGCTGCATCGGCGCAGGCATTCGTGATGCGGACGGCAACCTGGTAGCGGGACTGTCCATCTCCGCGCCCGCGGAGCGTTTCGACCGCAACTGGGCGCCGCGGGTGAAGGAAACGGCGGATGCCATTTCCGCCGCCCTCGGCTGGCGTCCCCCAGGCCGCCGCTAA
- the metE gene encoding 5-methyltetrahydropteroyltriglutamate--homocysteine S-methyltransferase, with product MTTTIRTHILGYPRIGARRELKFALESHWRGERSAAELEATARDLRAANWAEQAKAGLDFVTVGDFSLYDHVLDHIQLLGCEPARFAFRDDEPELARYFAMARGAVHCCGGHGQALEMTKWFDTNYHYLVPEFTPDTSFRLASQRLFAQVEEARRLGHRIKVVLLGPLTFLWLGKEKAADFSRLELIGRLLPVYGQILAQLSQLGVEWVQLDEPILATELAPAWQAAFEPAYATLASAGPKLLLASYFAPMAENARLACQLPVHGLHVDGVRGAADLPAVLDWLPAHKVLSVGIVNGRNVWRTDLDAAFGRLRPAVERRRELWLAPSCSLLHVPVSLAGETTLDAELRGWLAFAQEKLDELQTLKRALRGESIDWSDARRQVEARRASPRVHRPEVGARLAALGEEAGWRASPHAVRRAAQRAHLKLPLLPTTTIGSFPQTPAVRQARAAWRRGELTEAAYRATMEAEIAHAIRVQETLGLDVLVHGEPERNDMVEYFAEHLTGFAVTQHGWVQSYGSRCVKPPLLYGDVARPTPITLHWARHAQGLTTKPVKGMLTGPVTLFQWSFVRDDLPQATVLLQLALAMRDEVEDLERAGITIIQIDEPALREGLPLRPAARADYLAAATRAFRLCAAGVADATQIHTHMCYAEFADILPAIIALDADVLTIEASRSGMESVRAFAEAGYPNELGPGVFDVHSPHVPATEDMVRLLEYAATLFAPERLWVNPDCGLKTRSWEEVEPALAHMVAAARTLRARLG from the coding sequence ATGACGACCACGATTCGCACGCACATCCTGGGATATCCGCGCATTGGTGCCCGGCGCGAGCTCAAGTTCGCACTGGAATCCCACTGGCGCGGCGAGCGGTCCGCAGCGGAACTGGAAGCCACGGCACGGGACCTGCGCGCCGCAAACTGGGCAGAGCAAGCCAAGGCGGGGCTGGATTTCGTCACGGTGGGCGACTTTTCCCTCTATGACCATGTGCTGGACCACATCCAGCTTCTGGGCTGCGAGCCGGCCCGGTTCGCCTTCCGCGACGACGAGCCGGAACTTGCACGTTATTTCGCGATGGCGCGCGGCGCGGTGCACTGCTGTGGGGGCCACGGCCAGGCGCTGGAAATGACCAAATGGTTCGACACCAACTACCACTACCTGGTGCCGGAGTTCACGCCGGATACCAGCTTCCGCCTGGCATCGCAGCGGCTGTTTGCCCAAGTGGAGGAAGCGCGGCGGCTCGGCCACCGGATCAAGGTCGTGCTGCTTGGACCATTGACTTTTCTCTGGCTGGGCAAGGAGAAGGCCGCAGACTTCTCCCGCCTGGAACTGATCGGGCGGCTGCTGCCGGTGTATGGACAAATCCTCGCGCAGCTTTCGCAACTGGGTGTGGAATGGGTGCAGTTGGATGAGCCCATCCTGGCCACCGAGCTCGCACCTGCATGGCAAGCGGCCTTCGAGCCCGCCTATGCCACCCTGGCAAGCGCCGGACCGAAACTGCTGCTCGCGAGCTATTTCGCGCCCATGGCTGAAAACGCGCGCCTGGCCTGCCAACTGCCGGTACACGGTCTGCACGTGGATGGCGTGCGCGGCGCGGCTGATCTGCCGGCGGTGCTGGACTGGCTGCCGGCCCACAAGGTGCTGTCGGTGGGCATCGTCAATGGACGCAACGTCTGGCGCACGGACCTGGATGCCGCCTTTGGCCGCCTGCGCCCGGCGGTGGAGCGTCGGCGCGAGCTATGGCTTGCCCCTTCCTGTTCCCTGCTGCATGTGCCGGTCAGCCTGGCCGGCGAGACGACACTCGATGCCGAACTACGCGGCTGGCTCGCCTTCGCCCAAGAAAAGCTGGATGAGCTCCAGACGCTTAAGCGTGCGCTGCGCGGCGAGTCGATCGACTGGTCGGACGCGCGCCGGCAAGTGGAAGCACGCCGGGCTAGCCCACGCGTGCATCGACCCGAGGTGGGGGCGCGCCTCGCCGCCCTGGGTGAGGAAGCCGGCTGGCGCGCTTCACCCCACGCCGTGCGCCGCGCCGCCCAGCGTGCTCATCTCAAGCTACCGTTACTCCCTACCACGACCATCGGTTCGTTTCCCCAGACCCCAGCGGTGCGCCAGGCCCGCGCCGCCTGGCGCCGCGGGGAGCTCACCGAAGCCGCCTACCGCGCCACCATGGAAGCGGAAATCGCCCATGCCATCCGGGTACAGGAGACGCTCGGGTTGGATGTACTGGTGCACGGAGAGCCCGAGCGCAACGACATGGTGGAATATTTTGCCGAGCATCTTACGGGCTTCGCCGTCACGCAGCACGGCTGGGTACAGTCCTATGGCTCGCGCTGCGTGAAGCCCCCGCTGCTCTACGGCGACGTGGCGCGCCCCACGCCCATTACCCTGCATTGGGCGCGCCATGCCCAGGGCCTTACCACCAAGCCGGTGAAGGGCATGCTAACCGGACCGGTGACCCTGTTCCAGTGGTCCTTCGTGCGCGACGATCTCCCCCAGGCCACGGTCTTGCTCCAGCTCGCGCTGGCGATGCGGGACGAAGTGGAAGATTTGGAACGAGCGGGCATCACCATCATTCAGATCGATGAGCCGGCGCTGCGCGAGGGTCTGCCTTTGCGGCCTGCTGCGCGCGCAGATTATCTTGCCGCTGCCACCCGCGCCTTCCGGCTGTGCGCCGCGGGGGTGGCGGATGCCACCCAAATCCACACCCACATGTGCTATGCAGAGTTCGCCGACATTCTGCCCGCAATCATCGCCCTCGACGCCGACGTGCTCACCATTGAAGCGAGCCGCTCGGGCATGGAATCCGTAAGAGCTTTCGCCGAGGCCGGTTATCCCAATGAGCTGGGGCCAGGCGTGTTTGACGTGCACTCGCCCCATGTGCCGGCGACGGAAGACATGGTGCGGCTGCTGGAGTACGCCGCGACGCTGTTTGCTCCGGAGCGACTGTGGGTCAATCCGGATTGCGGCCTCAAGACTCGCAGTTGGGAGGAAGTGGAGCCGGCGCTCGCCCACATGGTCGCTGCGGCGCGCACGCTGCGCGCCCGGCTCGGCTGA
- a CDS encoding Hsp20/alpha crystallin family protein — protein sequence MARVRLATPFDLPAFSDLLQAFEPPVQAAEQPLGHIDMDVLETPEAFVIDAELPGVAKEAIHVKVDRNRVEISGQARPRAPRAGERMLCRERHEHLFYRSFVLPHEIDAERASARFADGVLELTLPKKAGGRRELPIG from the coding sequence ATGGCCCGTGTTCGTCTTGCCACACCTTTCGATCTACCTGCCTTCAGCGATTTGTTGCAAGCATTTGAGCCACCGGTGCAAGCGGCCGAGCAGCCTCTCGGCCACATCGACATGGACGTGCTAGAGACGCCGGAGGCCTTCGTGATCGACGCGGAGCTGCCCGGGGTCGCCAAGGAGGCCATCCATGTCAAGGTGGACCGCAACCGGGTGGAAATCAGCGGCCAGGCGCGCCCACGCGCCCCCCGCGCAGGGGAACGCATGCTTTGCCGCGAGCGCCATGAGCACCTGTTCTACCGCAGCTTTGTCCTACCCCATGAGATTGACGCGGAGCGCGCCAGTGCCCGTTTCGCCGACGGCGTGCTCGAGCTTACCCTGCCCAAGAAAGCGGGCGGCAGGCGCGAACTGCCGATCGGCTGA